The genomic stretch ACGGGACCCTGCAGCTGGGCCAGGCCCTCAACGGTGTGTACAGGACCACGGAGGGACGGCTGACAAAGGCCAGGAACAGCCTGGGTCTCTATGGCCGCACAATAGAACTCCTGGGGCAGGAGGTCAGCCGGGGCCGGGATGCAGCCCAGGAACTTCGGGCAAGCCTGTTGGAGACTCAGGTGGGCACCGTAGCTGCGACACTGTAGGGTGGCCAGGAGTCCGAAGAGGAGTTCGTGTCTAGGGTAACCAACCATCCTGGTTTGCCCAGGACTGAAGGGATTCCTGGGATACAAGATTTTCAGCGATAAACTCAGGCAAGTCCTTAGGTACACAAAGATGAGTTGGTCATCCTACTAGTGACCCACTGTTTATTAAGCAGATGGAGGAGGATATTCTGCAGCTGCAGGCAGAGGCCACAGCTGAGGTGCTGGGGGAGGTGGCCCAGGCACAGAAGGTGCTACGGGACAGCGTGCGGCGGCTAGAAGTCCAGCTGAGGAGCGCCTGGCTGGGCCCTGCCTACCGAGAATTTGAGGTCTTAAAGGTAAGGAGCTCCCCCAACCCTAGTGGGCTGAGACCCTGATTTCTGGCCAGAACTCGCTTCTGCACCTTGAGTCCCAAAGACCTCCCAGATCAGCCTCCCAGCTCTGTGGCCTCTACCCTGCATGTCCCCAGACAAAACTCAAGTCCttttgtgtgcctcagtttcccttttgtGTGCCTCAGTTGCAAATAAGGGCAACACCTGATATCTCACAGTAGGGCCAGGTACTCAATGCAGGTAAAATATTCAGCATGGGGCGGGCACacagttggtgctcaataaattcttttttttttttttttgagacagagtctcactgttgcccaggctggagtgcagtggtgtgatcttggctcactgcaacctccacctcctaggttcaagtgattctcctgcctcagcctcccgagtagctggaattacaggtgcaccagctaatttttgtattttttagtagagatgggatttcaccatgttggccagactggtctcgaactcctgacctcaagggatctgcctgcctcggtttcaaagagtgctgggattacaggtgtgagccactacacctggccaataaATTCTTACTACTAGAGAAACTGGTAACATTTCGTGAGCACCCAGTAAGTACCCAGCACTGTTCTATGCCCTTTAATAATCCATatgatggccgggcatggtggctcacgcctgtaatcccagcactttgggtagctaaggtgggtggaacacttaaggtcaggagttcgagaccaccctggccaacatggtgaaaccccgtctctactaaaaatacaaaaaattagctgggtgtggtggcacatgcctgtagtcccagctactcaggaggcttaggtaggagaatcgcttgaacctgggaggcggaggttgcagtgagctgagatcgtgtcattgcactcagcctgggtgacagagtgagactcaaaaaaaaaaaaaaaaaaatccataggaTGTTCATCACCTCCCCATGAAGTGAGTCctattttatccccattttacagatggggaaactgaggccaaagaGCATTGTTGACTTGCTGGGTCACATAGATACAATGGGGGGCTGGGGCAGAGGGTCAGGGGATGGGAGGTGAGGTGGCTGTCGGCTGAGGTTTCCATTCTGACCCCTACAGGCTCACGCTGACAAGCAGAGCCACATCCTATGGGCCCTCACAGGCCACGTGCAGCGGCAGAGGCGGGAGATGGTGGCACAGCAGCATCGGCTGCGACAGATCCAGGAGAGGTGAGCCTGGCAGGGGTTTGGCAGGCAGGGCAGTTGGATGGGGGGCGCACAGGGCAGCTGGAAAGGGGCCCCCTCACCTGGGCTGAGCCACATCTCCCTCCCCAGACTCCACACAGCGGCGCTCCCAGCCTGAATCTGCCTGGATGGAACTGAGGACCAATCATGCTGCAAGGAGCACTTCCCCGCCCCGTGAGGCCCGTGTGCAGGGAGGAGCTGCCTGTTCACTGGGATCAGCCAGGGCGCCGGGCCCCACTTCTGAGCACAGAGCAGAGACAGACGCAGGCGGGGACAAAGGCAGAGGATATAGCCCCATTGGGGAGGGGTGGAGGAAGGACGTGTACCCTTTCATGCCTACACATCCCTCATTAAAGCAGAGTCGTGGCATCTCACCCAGGGTGTCCGTGTGTGTCCTCGGCTTAGGGAGACCCCACCCAGCATGATGTATGAATACCTCCCATTCAAGTGCCCAGCTGGGCCCCAGAGGCCGTACCTGTAGCTGGTATGGGGGGCATAGACTTCGCGGGCGGGGAACTCCAGAATCTCCTTGGTGGGCCGGCCCCTGGGGTCCGGGTAGGGCTTGATATGAAGCAGCTCAGGGGAGAGGCAGAAGTGGGGATTTTCAGGAGCCGGAGAAATGTCGATCTTGAGctgggctgggaagggaagaaccGGTTTGCACCTGCCTGGGAGCCTCCTGGCCCAGCCCACCCTTTCTGGGCTGTGGAGTCAGGGCAGACTCTCCCACGATGTTCTCTGGGGACTGGGGGCTGTGTCCCTCAGGCGCCAAGGCCAGAAATTGCCCTCAACTCTGCTGTCTGTCACCCTAaattttttttcgtttttgtttttcttttttttaagtggagtcgctctgttgctcaggctggagtgcagtggggcgatcttggctcactgcaacctctgcctccccagttcaagtgattctcctgcctcagcctcccaggtagctgggattacaggtgtgtgccaccacacctggtgaatttttgtatttttagtagagatggaatttcaccatgttggccaggctggtctcaaactcctgacctcaagtgatctgcctgcctcggcctcccaaagtgctgggattacaagtatgagccatcacacctggcccccaggctggtcttgagctcctgggctcagtcatcctcctgcctcagcctcccaaagtgttggggttacagacttaagccactgcaccccagccttacCCCTACATTTGATCAACTCTGCCCCCAGGACCCCTGCCTGCCCCGCTGCCATTAACCACCTATTGACGCTGTATCCATCTTATTTATTCTGCTTCTTGTCTATGGTCCCCATTAGAAGCTGTAGCCAGcccctgaggtcagggatttgtCTATCATGGTCATCGTTGGGTCTCTGATGCCCCTGGCACAGTAGGTGCTCTCAGTGTAGGTTTGTTGAGTGGCTGAGTGAGAGTGATACTTCTTGTGTATGGGGTGTGCCACGCACCAGTCACAGGACGTAGTCGCCGCAGCAGGGACGACGGGCGCCTCATGTCAGCCAGGAACTTGAAGAGGTCCTCGTCACTGAGTCGCTCAGCCTCCTACATGGGACCCGTTCCCGTCAGCCTGGGCCAGGGGGCTAGGGGTCCCCAGGGCTAATGCAGCCAGCGGGGAGTGGGGGAGTCCCTGGCCCCAGGGTAGGACACCTGCTTAAAGAAGTTTGTGACAGTTAGCGTGGCTGGACGGAAGCCAGAGAAGCTGCAGGCGTCGTCCCCACTACTCGCCCGGTCCTGGGGCCCCCGACGGCGGCGGTCTGTCCAGGCTGGCCGGCGCTCTAGGGGAGGGAATGACAATGACAAAAGGGGGACCAAGATGAAACAGGGAGACTCAGGGGCGGCACAGTTCGGCCAGCAGAGGGCGCACCCCCTCGCCCCGTAGCCCCGCCCCAGGCCTGTCAGCACCACCCTTTAGCCCCGCCCCAAGCCTGTTAGCCCCGCCTCCTCACCGCCCTCCGAGTCAGAGTCCCGGTCCGGCTGCCCAGCGCTGCTCACGATGTTGGCCAAGTGCACGGCCGTCCAGGCGAAGGGCATGCGGTAGCGGCCCAGGCGGGTGCAGAACTGCTCGGCCGCCAGGCGCAGCTTCTCTAGCTTCTCTTTGTTCTATGGGGAGACCCCGTCCCCTGCCAGCTCAGCATCCTAGCCCTGCTGAGTCAGGGATCTGTTGCCCCTAGTCCAGCCTCCACACGCTTACCTTGGCTGTGTCCACTTCTTTCAATACCATGTAAGGCTCACAGCACTCACTGATGTCCCCTTGCTGAAGCACCTTCTCCAACTGCGGGGCAGATGAATGAATCCAGTTAGGCGCTGCCCGAACGCTCTGTTCCCCCGTGCTGGCTCCCCAGCCTCCTGGACCCCTCATGGGCCCTCGGACACTCCTATCATATGAAGGCCTTTGCTCCAACACCTCCCATGGCTCCCGCTGTCCTTGGGATCAAGGGTTAGTGTTGGCCTGCCTGGTGGCTACTCCCTCCCATTCTTCAGATCTACCCCTAAACTCCAAGCCTACCTTTAGCTGGTGATATTTTCcctaaatttacttatttatttacatttatgtatgtatgtatgtatgtgtgtattatatagagacaggggtctcgctatgttgcctaggctggtctcaaactcttgggctcaggtgatgcccctgcctctgcctcccaaagtgctgggataacaggcatgagccatcacgttCCCGGCttgctgtgaattttttttttttagacagagtctccctgttgcccaggctgaagtgcatgatgggatctcagctcactgcaacctctgcctcctgagtttaagcaattctcctgcctcagcctcctgagtagctgggattacaggtatgacccaccacacctggctttttttttttcttttttttttttgagatggggtctcgctctgtcacccagacgggagtgcaatggcccaatctcggctcactgcaacctctgcctcccgggttcaagcaattctcctgcctcagcctcccgagtagctgggactacaggtgcctgctactacgtccggctaatttttgtatttttagtagagacgaggtttcaccattggtcaggctggtctggaactcccaacttcaggtgatctgcctgcctcggcctcccaaagtgctgggattacaggcgtgagccaccgcgcccagccaatttttgtgtttttagtagagaatgggtttcaccatgttggccaggttggtctcgaactcctgggctaaagcgatcctcccgcctcagcctcccaaagtactaggattacagttgtgagtcactgtgcctggccttccctacatttttctttgttagtgTAAACAGAGGCCACTCTGGGCATGGCTCTGAGCCATGAGGCCTAGACTCCAATCCTGACCACTCAGGGGCTGTGGGACCCTGGGCAGTGGGACCCTatccactctgtgcctcagtttccccatctggaaaatgggagcCATGGCACCCCTCCACCTTGGGCCCTGTGGTGAGGACTGAAGGAGGGATCCCTGTGAAGCGTGACCATAGCAGCACTTGCCTGTGGACACTGGATTCATTTCATCATTGCAAACTAATTGAAGgttttgagaaaagaaatttgACCTCCCtcccagaaacagaaaatctcaaaTGAGGGTGCCAACTATGTCTTTCATCTGTCCACAAACTTCCCAACAGCATCTCACCCACCTCCAAGGACCCCAGCCTGTCACATGTGCCCAGGGATGGCTTTTCTCCCCAGGCTGCCCACATATGGTTCTCAGCTCAACTGTCGCCTCTCCCTGGAAGCCCTTGGTGATTTCTCCCCACCTGAGTTGGGTCAGGGGCCTCCTCCCTGCCTGTGTTTCCCCCACAACAGCCCTGATTACCCTTCTTGGTGATGTATCTGTCTCATTCTGTGAAGGCAGGGACTAAATCAGTGACATTCGCCATTACCACCCCCTTGCCCAGCCCCAGCAGGCACCTTGATGACCAGGAAGATGTCAGGTGAGGGGTAGGTCACAGAGAAGATGGCAGAGCGGGCCAGGGTGGAGATGGCAGGGTGGGTGCCATGAGCCCGAAGCAGCCCCTTCATGGAGTCCGAGTTCAGGTCGAAGTAGAAGTTCTCCGAGATCTGGGGACACCAGAGGCAGCTGGGCCACCAGCTCTGGGAAGCCCACAGCCCCCCaacaaggagaaggaaggggaggaaagagaaaaaagggccTCCTACCTTCTTTTTCTCCCGCACATCATACAGAGCCAAGATCCCAAAGATGGGCTCAATTTCAATCTCGAACCTACAAGTAAATGGGAGGGAGGGGGCTCTCCTTAACACTTCCCGCTGTCCACACACCCCACTCCCTCTTGAGGCCCAAGGTGGGGGGCATCTGACTCCCACTGGGCCACATGGAACCGCCACTTAAGGGCTTGCAGAAAAGGTACATCTCATTTTgcaaaaggggaaactgaggcactgaagttttttcttggttttttttttttgagacagagtctcgctctgttgcccaggctggagtggagtggtgcgatctcggctcactgcaacctctgcctcccgggtttaagcaattctcctgcctcagccgcctgagtagctgggactacaggcacgtgccaccatgcccagctaattttttgtgtttttagtagagacagggtttctatgTATGTACGTATTTATtatatagagacggggtctcgctatgttgcccaggctggtctcaaactcctgggctcaagtgatgcccccgcctctgcctcccaaagtgctgggataataggcatgagccatcacgtccCCCGCTTgctgtgaattttttattttatttttttagacagagtctcccctgttgcccaggctgaagtgcgtggtgggatttcaccatgttggccaggctgatcccacccgcctcagcctcccaaagtggtgggattacaggcgtgagccaccgcgcccagccgacactgaagtttttttccccctccctaCACCCTCAGTAAGTAACTCACACAGCGCTCCTCCCTGCAACCACGGCCCTTGTTCAGTCGGCATGGGGGCAGTTTTGGGCTCAACAATCCCCACATCTTGAAATTCTCAACTTCCGGGTTTCCCCGTCCCTCCTTTCTGGGGTGTCATCTGCAGCCACTGTCACTCTGCACGGAGTTCCCATCTTGCTCACCTGAATGGCCACCATAAAAGTCCTTCCCTGTCTTACTCCACCTTGCTGGCCTCCGCTCACCATGCACCTCCAAACTGAAACACTGAGCACTCCCTGTTATACCCCTTCCATCCTCTCTATTCAGCCAGCTCCTCTTCCTCACTGGGTCTCCATGTACACGTCCCCCTGCAAGGGAAGCTGTCCCAGATACCCGCTCGCACCCCTCAAGCTGGGCCAGGGGACTCCTCCAGGACTCTAGGCACTTTCAGCATCGCTTACCCCGGCTCTGTGTGGTCATCGCATGGTTATGTGTTCTGTATACAGTAGGGActtcataaatgttttatttttgtttctttgtttgtttgaggctggagtgcagtggcacaatctcggctcactgaaacctctgccctccgggtcaagagattctcccgcctcagcctcccaagtagtggggattacaggtgcctgccaccacgtctggctaatttttttttttttttcagtagagatggtgttttgccatgttggccacgctggtctcaaattcctgagctcaggtgatccgcctgccttggcttcccaaagtattaggattacaggtgggagccaccgtgcccggccaataagtgtttgttgaatgactggaTGAGCCCACAGAGCCAGTTCCCAATCCTTGTGTTTAGGGCAGGAGGCCCACCCAGGCCTCAGGCCAGAATGGAGCCTCCCTTTCCTGCCCCAATCCAGGCAAGAACTCggggtggggagaggcagggccAGGCTCAGGTCCAAGTCCACATCCTGTTCAACTCTGTTCCCACGCACTTCTGCTGCTCCCCGGGGGCTGGTGTGGAGGGGCCCTGGGCGGCTGAGAGCCAGGCCCGGGGCCACTAGCACCCGCCCCAAAGCCTCCCGGCCAAACCCTGGATCCCAGCAGCAGAGCAGGCAAGCGCCAGACTCCAGCCTTACAAGTTGTATGGTCTTGGTGTCATGTTACcactccgtgcctcagtttccccacctgtgccCACTTCATGAGGTTGTGGTGAAGATTAGACGGGTTCATATACATGAAAGGCTGAGAACTGATCCTGGCATACAATTGGCACTTAAGGATTGGAGACTCGGGATAATGAAAAAGGAAGTCTTCCTTCCCCCATAAAAGCCCATACATAGGTGGCCACATAGGTGACAGGGCCGCACACGGTAATGGCACTACTCACGTAGTGTGCACCCCACCGGAACCCATGTGGTCGCTTCACGCATCTA from Pan paniscus chromosome 20, NHGRI_mPanPan1-v2.0_pri, whole genome shotgun sequence encodes the following:
- the ANGPTL8 gene encoding angiopoietin-like protein 8, producing MEEDILQLQAEATAEVLGEVAQAQKVLRDSVRRLEVQLRSAWLGPAYREFEVLKAHADKQSHILWALTGHVQRQRREMVAQQHRLRQIQERLHTAALPA